One Salvelinus fontinalis isolate EN_2023a chromosome 22, ASM2944872v1, whole genome shotgun sequence genomic window, TTGGACCCCTGATCTTTCCCCAGGGTGGGGACAGTTTACTAAAGGTCATCAGGTGAAGGAGTACCCCTCACACTCCGCAGAAACGCATTAGTGGAAACGTAGGGTGTTCTCAGGGCAGGCCTGGTTATAACTAGATATGTTTGAGTTGTGTCGGGGACAATTTGAtccttttacatttacatttaagtcatttagcagacgctcttatccagagcgacttacaaattggtgcattcaccttatgatatccagtggaacaaccactttacaatagtgcatctaaatcttttaagggagggggggggggttagaaggattactttatcctatcctaggtattccttaaagaggtggggtttcaggtgtctccggaaggtggtgattgactccgctgacctggcttcgtgagggagtttgttccaccattggggtgccagagcagcgaacagttttgactgggctgagcgggaactgtacttcctcagaggtagggaggcgagcaggccagaggtggatgaacgcagtgcccttgtttgggtgtagggcctgatcagagcccgaaggtacggaggtgccgttcccctcacagctccgtaggcaagcaccatggtcttgtagcggatgcgagcttcaactggaagccagtggagagagcggaggagcggggtgacgtgagagaacttgggaaggttgaacaccagacgggctgtggcgttctggatgagttgtaggggtttaaaggcacaggcagggagcccagccaacagcgagttgcagtaatccagaccggagatgacaagtgcctggattaggacctgcgccgcttcctgtgtgaggcagggtcgtactctgcgaatgttgtagagcatgaacctacaggaacaggtcaccgccttgatgttagttgagaacgacagggtgttgtccaggatcacgccaaggttcttagcactctaggaggaggacacaatggagttgtcaaccgtgatggcgagatcatggaacgggcagtccttccccgggaggaagagcagctccgtcttgccgaggttcagcttgaggtggtgatccgtcatccacactgatatgtctgccagacatgcagagatgcgattcgccacctggttatcagaagggggaaaggagaagattaattgtgtgtcgtctgcatagcaatgataggagagaccatgtgaggatatgacagagccaagtgacttggtgtatagcgagaataggagaaggcctagaacagagccctgggggacaccagtggtgagagcacgtggtgcggagacagattctcgccacgccacctggtaggagcgacctgtcaggtaggacgcaatccaagcgtgggccgcgccggagatgcccaactcggagagggtggagaggaggatctgatggttcacagtatcaaatgcagccgataggtctagaaggatgagagcagaggagagagagttagctttagcagtgcggagtgcctccgtgacacagagaagagcagtctcagttgaatgactagtcttgaaacctgactgatttggatcaagaaggtcattctgagagcgatagcaggagagctggccaaggacggcacgttcaagagttttggagagaaaagaaagaagggatactggtctgtagttgttgacatctgagggatcgagtgtaggttttttcagaaggggtgcaactctcgctctcttgaagacggaagggacgtagccagcggtcaaggatgagttgatgagcgaggtgaggtaagggagaaggtctccggaaatggtctggagaagagaggaggggatagggtcaagcgggcaggttgttgggcggccggccgtcacaagacgcgagatttcatctggagagagaggggagaaagaggtcaaagcacagggtagggcagtgtgagcagaaccagcagtgtcatttgacttagcaaacgaggatcggatgtcgtcgaccttcttttaaaaatggttgacgaagtcatccgcagagagggagggggggggggggggattcaggagggaggagaaggtggcaaaccTCAACCCTTTTTCTaatcttaacctaattctcctaacctgccacgataattctcctaaccttaacctaatttaGTTTTAGGacaatagtttttttgtgtgtcaaTCATCAACATGAAACATTATTTGTTGTGTAGTTGTTGTGTGCTGCTtttacactgggcacacacttGTTGAATCAACggggtttccacgtcatttcaatgaaattacgttgaaccaacatggaatagacgttgaattgacatctgtgccagTGGGTTGTCACTCCATGTTGTAATGTGTTATTTATTGTGTGTGCGTTCCAGGGTGTTGAGGGTAAGCCGTAGTATCAGGGGCTTTGCCTCCATGCAGGGTGTGTCTATGATGGCCACCGTCATTATGCAGTCCATTCCAGACATGGCCAacatcttcttcctcctcctcatcatcatgctTGTAGGTGTTAAATCATGTACCAattcaacctctctctctttctacttctCTCACTTCATCATCATTCATCTTAATCCATTACCACTTCTTCGCCTCATTCTCGTGACTTTGAATGAGAAAAGAAACACGAGAACAGTCAATCTATGACGCCCCAGTTCTTGATCTTGTTTATAGTATTTAATATCTTGGTTTGTTACTATGGCCCCAGATGAGTGTGTGATGTTTCAAGGAGTGATATGAGACCATATGAATGGATACTACAACTGCTCAGTTGTCCCCTGTGTTTGTGATGGTGGGACATCTGCTCAGTTGTcccctgtgtttgtgtctctctgtgtttgtgtctaaTGTCTCTGTTGattttctgtctgtgtctgtcaggTGTTTGCGGTGTTCGGCGTGACCCTGTTCAGTGCTACTGTCCCATCAGCCTTTGGGGACCTGTTCTCGGCCCTCTACACCCTCTTCATCTGCATCACCCAGGACGGATGGATGGACATCTACAGGGAGTTTAAGGCGTAAGTGACACAAGGCCCTACATTTCCCCTTATCCAGTTCATACAGTATGTCCTTGGATAAAGACTACATTTCCCCTTATCCAGTTCATACAGTATGTCCTTGGATAAAGACTACATTTCCCCTTATCCAGTTCATACAGTATGTGTCCTTGGATAAATATTTTGAAAAGCAAGAGGAGATCATTTTATTAGTCTAATGCAGGGTAGAGTTTTTCATCATGAATCTTGTCTCCTATTGTCCTGGAAGAGGTGCTCTTCACTAATATCCCTTAAACAATGTAAATTACGCTTTGGTCCTATTATTGCCCACAGTTTCTATTTGGCGCAAAATTGAGAAACAATGTAACTTGGAATCATAATGTCATGCCCATACCCAACTCTGAAAATATCCAATGTTGGGATGTTTAAATTATCTCAGCTCCCGAAAGGACTGATCTctattatacactgaacaaaaatataaatacaatatGTAAAGtggtggtcccatgtttcatgagctgaaataaaagatcccagaaatgttccatacacacaaaagctaatttgtttacatccctgttagtgaacatttctcctttgccaagataatccatccacctcacaagtgtggtatatcaagaagctgattaaacagcatgatcattacacaggttcaccttgtactggggataataataggccactctaaaatgtgcaattttgtcacacaacaaaatggcacagatgtctcaagttttgagggagtgtgcaattggcatgctgactgaaggaatgtccacctgccacctgagctgttgccagaaaattaaATGTTcacttctctaccataagccgttttagataatttggtagtacgttcaaccggcctcacaacctcagaccaaATATATGGCGTTGTGCggacgagcggtttgctgatgtcaaccttgtgaacagagtgccacatggtggggttatggtatgggcaggcataagctatgggcCACAAACATAATTGCATTTTGTAATCTAACATTATCTTTGTATAAGGCTCGTGAATAGGGACTGAGGGGGGGAATGGGTTGGGAGTATCTTTTGTATTAATTTATCTTATTGTTGTTGtacctgtaaccccccccccccccctcccaaaaaaaAGACTAAACGAAATAAAAAGTTGTTCACAAAAAATTTAttttgttctggaggcagctctgcagtggTCAGTagctagcacagccacaaagtcataaaatctgcctttaaacctaaccttaaccacactgctaaccctaatgcctaaccttaaattaagatcaAAAAGTGTTTCAcatatttttacaatatagcccaTTTTTACTGTGCCGATATCAAAACGGAAATGACTGAGTTCtacctccaggacaagactcatgacaattaACATCAACCTGCTAATTGTAGTCAAATGGGGCTTAACATTTTGCAGTAGAGTGAAAAAGCTTATGTGAAAATGCCTACATATTGTAGACATAGTTCTATGTATTTTGTCCTTATGTGGTAAGTGTTGTCCTTTCTCTCTGCACTGTAGTGATGAGGGGCTGATATACGGAGCTTCTCTCTACTTTTTCATCTTCCTCACTGGCGGAGCCTTCATCTTCGCCAACCTTCTCGTTGCTGTGGTAACCACCAACCTTGAGATCTCCATGCCCGACTACGGCGAAAAGAATTTGAACGAGTGTTCGCCGGCGGCGGTTAGTGTGTCACTCTTTCCCTTTTCACATTTAGTGTTTGTCACAGTGTTATTTATatcaaggcactgtatgtaacgTCTTCTTGACCCTCATAAATGTGTATTGTTGATCAAAGAAAagaaaattttatttgtcacgtggccaaatacaacatgtgtagaccttaccgtgaaattcttccttacaagcccttagccaacaatgcagttcaagaaatagagttaagaaaatatttactaaataaagtaaaGTGAAAAAAAATACAATGTAATTTAATAAAATtaaaaagtaacaagaaaatgacataacaataatgaggctatatacagcgggtaccggtaccgagtcaatgtgcgggggtacaagttagtcgaggtaatttgaaAAGTGACTGCATAGCTAATAAACAGTGAGTGGGGGGgtgaatgtaaatagtccgggtggccatttgattgattgttcagcagtcttatggcttgggggtagaagctgttaaggagccttttggacctagacttggcgctcctgtaccgcttgctgtgaggtaaaagtctatgacttgggtgactggagtctttgaccattttttgtgccttcctctgacaccgcctagtatataggtcctggatgtcaagaagcttggccccagtgatgtactgggccgaacACACTGCCCTCTtcacggtcagatgccgagcagttgccataccaggcggtgatgcaaccggtcaggatgctctcgatggtgcagctgtagaactttttgaggatctggggacccatgccaaatcttttcagtctcctgagggggaaaagatgttgtcgtgccctcttcacaactgtcttggtgtgtttggaccatgatagtttgttgatgtggacaccaaggagcttAAAACTCTCGACCCGGTCCACTTCAACCCTGTCAATGTTAATGGcagcctgttcggccctcctttttccTATAtgtcatcgttgttggtgatcaggcctaccagtgttgtgtcatcagcaaacttaatgatggtgttggagtcgtgcttggcagcgcagtcgtgggtgaacagggagcacaggaggggactaagcatgcaccccggaggggccccagtgttggggatcaacatggcagatgtgttgttgcctacctttaccacctggggccggcctgtcaggaagtccagttgcagagggaggtgtttattcccagggtacttagcttagtgatgagttttgtggtcactatggtgttgaacactgaactGTAGTGAATGAACAGCAttgtcacataggtgttccttttgtccgggtgggaaagagcagtgtggagtgtgattgagattgcgtcacctgtggatctgttggggggtatgtgaattggagtgggtctagggtttccgacatgatggtgttgatatgagccatgaccagactttcaaagGGGGTGGGTATGCGGGATGAGTTGTATACTGATTATTACAAGCTAGCTGCCTTTCAAAGTCATCAATACGACCACTGCTCTTTTGTAGTTCTGTGTATTTAGTCCTCTCTCTTCAATCTGTCCCCTCTCACACAGCTGATTCCAGAGGACACGGGAGGCTTGGCGGACCAGAGCACCATCCACGTGGAGGAGGTGGTGACCAAGTCCAATATGACCCGGCGCCAGAAGCCCTGGAAGGCGAGCTGTCTAGAGAACCTGACCATGGACACCTTTGAGGAGCTGGCCCTTGTCATGGCTGCTATGCAGAAGAACATGGCTGCCTACAGGGAGATAAGACAAGAGCTGGACAGGTAGTGTAGCGGAAGTCTCTGTTCTAGCTAGAAGCTGTTGAAGCCACTAAACATTTTTTCATCGTCCATCACAGTAACTGATTTACAtgtttccaattggctcatttatccccctcctctccctgtaactattccccaggtcgttgctgtaaattgTGTTCtgagtcaatttacctggtaaaataagagtTCCATAAAATAAAGTAATTGTGATACCAAGAAATTATGTTTTTCAATCTCTATTTTTCTGAATTCAATTAGACAATTTTTTCTCCCTTATAAGTAAAGATGGTGTTTTAAATGAAAAAAAAGATTGTCTTTGTACAGTGGATGAACTGTAGGTATATGTCTGACCATGGGTATGTGTTTATCCACAGTATAGTGGAAGAGGTGCACAGCCTGTCGTTCAACGTAAAGCAAGAGCAGGAGGCGATGATGAGGAACCATATGGCTGCGACCCTCCAGGACAACCTATTGAATAATGATATCGCCACAGGCCGCACCGGAGACATACTGTCCACCCTCATCACCCTGCAGAAGGTAGGAAGGCAGTggacatggcaccctattccctatgtagtgcactcatTTTGACCAGAGCTTTATGGGTACACAATAGATTAATTGACTTTTCCTAGAGTTGTCTATAAGCTTGCATTCACTATTCTGTTACGTGTCTCTGTTTCAGGCTCATGTCATAGACTCGAACACAGCATCTGCTCACCTGTTCCAGAAGGGGAACATGCTTCACGCAGCCAGGAGGCTGTCCATGGACAGCCAGATGTACTACCAGTCTACTTCTACACATATGGATGCGGGACACAGGAACACTCCCAGCACACACCACAACACAGGCTGAACATACTTTTAACAGGAATTTCTTCATGTCCCAAATCATTTGGCTTTACTGATTAGCTGAAATGGTCTCAAAGATGATAGATTACATGGCTAAATCAGACTCAGGCTTGCTGCACACATTTCCACATGCAGATCAACATTAACCATGTAATGTGACATCAAGGAAGAGTTAGTTTCTTGATAAAAAAGACTGGTGACTGACATAAATGATCAAAGGTTTCACAAAGTGTCTAAAAATATATACCAAAAGGGATAGAACTTGGAGTCTATTAACAGCATCTttataaatactttttttcttttAATTTTTAGGTATAATATAACACTTCACATGTATTGCACAGATGTCTAAATAAAAATGATATGTTTGAAAAACATTCTAGTACAAAGCTTATGAAAAAGGTATTTTCCACATTTATTACCGAATACAAAAGTCAATCCCATGTCTCACTGTCACCTCAGGATGATCATTTCATGGGTCCGTCCCTGTATTGTTCGAAGGGTTTGACTTAGAAGGGTTTGTAAACGTTAAATTACAAACACTTTCAATATTCAGactataataattattattattgtggAGTTTATATTTGTCCCATTTcatacatgtacaagtgtgtattaaaaCATGtatgaattggaaatgtgtttttttagcATATCCCAACTCACCCTGAACCACTCTCAGAGAGTGGGTCATGGCcggggtctgccattatcaatggcgaccctggagcaatttgGATCAAGTGCCTTGTTCTAGCAAACTAACAGACAAGGTTAATATCTTCATGTTAAATGGCCTAGTGGCTAATTGCTGTTGCCAAATGATTCTTTGATAGCGATGGCCGGCGTGGGTCCAATATGGGTCCAGATGTAGCCTTTCTCTGGACGGATAGGAATGGTGGGGTAGGGGCAGCTCCTGGACTTGAAGTACTCCGAGGGGGCGTGGCACACAAACTCCAAGTACTCCATCTTCCTGGGTAGATCCTCCTCTGGACCTATAGACACAATCAGAAAATCAGTAATGGAAACATTATCAGCTAGTAGTGGTCTTTGAGTCTACTGTGACATTACTCCCATATACACAATGCTCAAAAAGAGACAACTTGTATTTCTGCGTGCTCAAATGCAACTTTAAAAAATGTGAGATAAATACTTAGATTCAATCATCACTCACCAACAATGTAAGTGGCTGGATCAAACAGGTCCTTAGGACTGGCCTGGGTTGGTATCAACCAAGTCAACGCGGCACTCTTCTCACAGTACTGGTCCTGGATGAAACCTCTGATCTGTGCATAGTACGGCCTCCCATCATCCTCGTCTGTCACTTTGATGACATCTCCCATCTGATAATACACACCCTGCACAATGACACACGAAGGCAGAACGATTGCTGACATCTATACATATCTGTGGAATACATTATACAACAGATACATTTGTTATGTTTGCTAACATTATGTCCAGAAAGGATTTATAAAAAGTAAACATACCTTATAAAAGACTGATTCTGATGTGATGATTGTGGAAACAGATTCTGGTGCTTtgattggctgtgtgtgtgtgggggggggggggggtcacattgGGAGGAGCTTAGATTTTAACACCTGTGACAATCCAACACAAGCAATCCAACACAAAGAGTTCCTGTGTATTTGAACTAATAATACACTTACATTTTTTAGTTTGAATATGTGTCTTCTGCCTTTTCCTTTGGTAGACACCTTTTTCTCAGAGGCAGGGGCTTTGTACTTTGTGCTCCTCAACCGTGCGGATCTCCTGTGGATCTCTTGTTTAGACTGTGGGCAAGATGTGTCAAATACAAATATTACATCTCCATCAGGGTGACATATATTGTTTTCTGTATGGTATGGAGTATGGAGTTACAGTCACTAAGgggagcacagtacagtacattatagtgCAGGCCTATgtacaatgagtgtacaaaacattaggaacaccttcctaatattgagatgtacccccttttgccctcagaacagcctcaattaatcagggcatggactctacaagttgtcAAAAGCATACCATGGGGATGctggccatgttgactccaatgcttcccacagttgtgtcaagttagctggaccATTTTTGATGCACGACACACAACCGAgttccataccccgttcaaaggcacttaacactttagtcttgcccattcaccctcggaatggcacacatacacaacccatgtctcaCGGCTTAAACATATGTATTTAACCTGTgtcatccccttcatctacactgattgacgtggatttaacaagtgacatcatcaataaggaatcagcgttcacctggattcacttggtaTGGAAAGAGTaggttttcctaatgttttgtacacttagtgtatgtGCTCAAAACGACAAACAACCTGCTTGCCCCCGCCATTATTCTGTAGTGTGTTGGAGGAC contains:
- the LOC129820170 gene encoding cation channel sperm-associated protein 4-like, which produces MDYRKRLMILQRASESTGRSWSLLEGDEEPEMINIRDITQQKDDTEDYVSQVLMGALLENFLFKLLIIVMIVSSCIIMAFQTDAIIAKKYDIAFSICEHIILTVFIWEILVKWYYGFNIFWKSGWNVLDCLVTLALMLGPLIFPQGGDSLLKVIRVLRVSRSIRGFASMQGVSMMATVIMQSIPDMANIFFLLLIIMLVFAVFGVTLFSATVPSAFGDLFSALYTLFICITQDGWMDIYREFKADEGLIYGASLYFFIFLTGGAFIFANLLVAVVTTNLEISMPDYGEKNLNECSPAALIPEDTGGLADQSTIHVEEVVTKSNMTRRQKPWKASCLENLTMDTFEELALVMAAMQKNMAAYREIRQELDSIVEEVHSLSFNVKQEQEAMMRNHMAATLQDNLLNNDIATGRTGDILSTLITLQKAHVIDSNTASAHLFQKGNMLHAARRLSMDSQMYYQSTSTHMDAGHRNTPSTHHNTG
- the LOC129820171 gene encoding GATA zinc finger domain-containing protein 1-like isoform X1, producing MPLGLKPCCAVCKTNSSSMWKKGNQGEILCNNCTGKSTSSGASGPSVSSNTLQNNGGGKQSKQEIHRRSARLRSTKYKAPASEKKVSTKGKGRRHIFKLKNPIKAPESVSTIITSESVFYKGVYYQMGDVIKVTDEDDGRPYYAQIRGFIQDQYCEKSAALTWLIPTQASPKDLFDPATYIVGPEEDLPRKMEYLEFVCHAPSEYFKSRSCPYPTIPIRPEKGYIWTHIGPTPAIAIKESFGNSN
- the LOC129820171 gene encoding GATA zinc finger domain-containing protein 1-like isoform X2 — translated: MPLGLKPCCAVCKTNSSSMWKKGNQGEILCNNCTGKSTSSGASGPSVSSNTLQNNGGGKQSKQEIHRRSARLRSTKYKAPASEKKVSTKGKGRRHIFKLKNPIKAPESVSTIITSESVFYKMGDVIKVTDEDDGRPYYAQIRGFIQDQYCEKSAALTWLIPTQASPKDLFDPATYIVGPEEDLPRKMEYLEFVCHAPSEYFKSRSCPYPTIPIRPEKGYIWTHIGPTPAIAIKESFGNSN